A single Triticum dicoccoides isolate Atlit2015 ecotype Zavitan chromosome 2A, WEW_v2.0, whole genome shotgun sequence DNA region contains:
- the LOC119352767 gene encoding DUF724 domain-containing protein 3-like yields MARGRARRRPPIPSDSSSSEEELLLPVGVEEEDEDEADDESEDDHEELVLLPVGAEVEVRSDDPGFAGSFYEATVAGHQLSAGRRGRYTVEYTTLLADDGDDEPLRETAASANVRPRPPPVEEREFAVHEMVEAFHNDGWWAGVVYAVVPPPLMAEDRRQPRAYMVTFPTSRETLEFQEADLRPHRVFEDGRWVPAAEVDNGSPLFGEGNQVEVSGKSLGASWSPATVLKVIGATNFLVQYMHIENDREVATEIVDSQDIRPARAITRMHSKYRFSPPSQVEVHHEGSWWPGVIVKVSGSGINKKYVVKLKNRKTDMEDDPVDVLTVEITQLRIRVDWDGKKWVRCVKELSHQNNVHEVHPSQKSSNEPRLTSRKRLVSALYDDTDKIGNEPDSCRDKKLKNEDVISGNFFPLPLSICNENNEITHNQGNAVLSVRSELSLASLPPTAAFKQLTSSSLAPSCHLEQSSSQMIIIPSTPESRQSRPLLFGAFGQPRADPQDRLLGSQEGSGIDLQEVRYVGETSVEQNSGGEWCQRYLVMADNASILLLPSAESCEANEDNTAAAVECVTGYVAPSEDLSLIPVATLDGVVPNLLPLEWDLEVNITEDMDEANHQGNVVGLASNGHHNQYSSVHCPFSATSLTALEDDMITTESPSREFLCSSQSVEKSTVTRFSSVGMNNYSVTEPFDDSLAITNGVEGTPVPRYVASRTNDSVFPLSPESLAVHESTMDTNSLLSGSLAAHHLPFVKTSPLWAHLEALEIFRKAPQQPHFRQFEQCCPELREGMALGLMLSFANLAESINMLDVQGDKELLVQKMKSLALLEENGFDVMCLRSRVEALLATDNSRVEKLEEKIAHIETYEQELGKQVRALAMTVHHLELHAYLMRNMMRSAITRKMSNAVKISRLKAEANDLERSYHSNAAPR; encoded by the exons ATGGCCCGCGGCCGTGCCAGGAGGCGCCCTCCGATCCCCTCCGACTCCTCATCGTCGGAGGAGGAGCTCCTGCTGCCGGTCGgcgtggaggaggaggatgaggacgagGCGGACGATGAGTCGGAGGACGACCACGAGGAGCTCGTACTACTGCCGGTCGGCGCGGAGGTGGAGGTGCGCAGCGACGACCCGGGCTTCGCCGGCTCATTCTACGAGGCCACCGTCGCCGGCCACCAGCTCTCCGCCGGCCGCCGCGGGCGCTACACGGTGGAATACACCACGCTCCTGGCCGACGACGGAGACGACGAGCCGCTCAGGGAGACAGCGGCCTCCGCCAACGTGCGACCGCGGCCACCACCGGTCGAGGAAAGGGAGTTCGCGGTCCACGAGATGGTGGAGGCGTTCCACAACGACGGGTGGTGGGCCGGCGTGGTCTACGCCGTCGTCCCGCCGCCGCTGATGGCCGAGGATCGCCGGCAGCCGAGGGCGTACATGGTCACGTTCCCCACCTCGCGGGAGACGCTGGAGTTCCAGGAGGCGGATCTGCGGCCGCACCGCGTGTTCGAGGACGGCCGGTGGGTCCCGGCTGCAGAGGTG GACAATGGAAGTCCTTTGTTCGGTGAGGGAAACCAAGTTGAAGTGAGTGGAAAATCCTTGGGCGCATCCTGGAGTCCAGCTACtgttcttaaagtgattggtgctaCAAATTTTCTAGTACAGTATATGCATATTGAAAATGACAGGGAAGTGGCCACTGAGATTGTCGATTCTCAAGATATTCGGCCAGCACGCGCCATCACCCGTATGCACTCCAAGTACAGATTTTCTCCTCCTTCTCAGGTTGAGGTCCACCATGAAGGTAGCTGGTGGCCTGGTGTTATTGTTAAGGTTTCAGGTAGTGGAATCAACAAGAAGTATGTGGTGAAATTGAAGAATCGCAAGACAGACATGGAGGACGACCCTGTGGATGTTTTGACGGTTGAAATTACGCAACTAAGGATACGGGTTGACTGGGACGGTAAAAAATGGGTACGCTGCGTGAAAGAG CTTTCACACCAAAATAATGTCCATGAGGTGCATCCATCTCAGAAATCTTCTAATGAACCTCGATTAACTTCTCGAAAAAGGCTAGTTTCCGCCTTGTATGATGACACTGATAAAATCGGTAATGAACCTGATTCTTGTCGTGACAAAAAGTTGAAGAATGAAGATGTGATATCAGGAAATTTTTTTCCTCTTCCTCTGTCCATTTGCAATGAGAACAATGAAATTACTCATAATCAAGGGAATGCTGTATTGTCAGTACGGTCTGAGCTATCACTTGCTTCACTGCCACCAACGGCAGCATTTAAGCAGCTGACTTCATCTTCACTTGCTCCAAGCTGTCATCTGGAGCAATCATCTTCTCAGATGATTATCATACCATCTACGCCAGAAAGTCGGCAGTCACGGCCTTTGTTATTTGGAGCGTTTGGACAACCAAGAGCTGACCCACAGGACAGACTATTAG GTTCACAAGAAGGTAGTGGAATAGATCTTCAGGAAGTTCGCTATGTTGGTGAAACTAGTGTTGAGCAGAACTCTGGTGGAGAATGGTGTCAGAGATATTTGGTTATGGCTGATAATGCAAGTATTCTTTTGTTGCCTTCAGCAGAAAGTTGTGAAGCTAATGAGGACAACACAGCCGCTGCGGTGGAGTGTGTGACTGGTTATGTTGCTCCATCTGAGGACTTGTCTCTCATACCTGTGGCTACTTTAGATGGTGTTGTACCTAATCTGTTACCATTAGAGTGGGATTTGGAGGTCAATATAACTGAAGATATGGATGAGGCGAACCATCAAGGGAATGTAGTTGGGTTAGCCAGCAATGGGCATCATAATCAGTATTCTAGCGTTCACTGTCCATTCTCAGCCACATCTTTAACTGCACTTGAGGATGACATGATTACCACTGAAAGTCCAAGCAGAGAGTTCTTATGCAGTAGCCAATCCGTCGAGAAGTCGACAGTAACTCGGTTCTCTTCTGTTGGCATGAACAATTATAGTGTGACAGAACCTTTCGATGATAGCTTGGCCATTACAAATGGTGTGGAGGGTACACCAGTACCCAGGTATGTTGCAAGCAGAACAAATGATTCTGTCTTTCCCTTATCGCCGGAATCTCTAGCTGTGCATGAGAGTACCATGGACACGAACAGCCTGCTTTCAGGATCCTTGGCAGCCCATCATCTTCCATTTGTGAAGACCTCCCCATTGTGGGCACATCTTGAGGCACTGGAAATATTCAGGAAAGCGCCACAGCAGCCACATTTTCGTCAGTTCGAGCAGTGTTGTCCAGAGCTCCGCGAAGGGATGGCATTAGGTTTGATGCTCTCTTTTGCTAATTTAGCAGAAAGCATCAACATGCTGGATGTTCAGGGTGACAAAGAACTACTTGTACAGAAGATGAAAAGCCTTGCTTTGCTCGAGGAGAATGGTTTCGACGTCATGTGCCTGAGATCACGCGTGGAAGCTTTACTCGCCACAGATAATAGTCGCGTCGAAAAGCTGGAGGAGAAGATTGCTCACATAGAAACCTACGAACAAGAACTCGGCAAGCAAGTTCGCGCGCTGGCTATGACCGTCCATCATCTCGAACTGCATGCGTATCTCATGCGCAACATGATGCGGTCTGCCATCACACGGAAGATGAGCAATGCTGTGAAGATCTCAAGACTCAAGGCAGAAGCTAACGATCTTGAGAGATCGTATCATTCCAACGCCGCGCCACGGTGA